In Mesorhizobium sp. M9A.F.Ca.ET.002.03.1.2, the DNA window ATCAGTCCGCCTGCATCGAGGCGATGGCGCGCCGCATCAGGTCGAGAAACATCCGCCGCTCGCCCTCGCTGAAGCCAGTCAGGGCGGCCTCATTCTGAGAACGCGCCGCCTGCGTTGCCGGTTCGCGCAGGGCGACGGCTTTCGCGGTGAGATGGATCGACTGGGAGCGCCCGTCGCCGGGATGCGAGCGCCTTTCGATCAGCCCGTCCCGTTCCATGCGGATCAGCGTGTTGGCCATGGTCGCCTGTTCCACGTCGAGCCGCTGCACGAGGTCGCGCTGCGTCAGGCCATCTTCCTCCCACAAAGCAAGCAGCGTCATGAACTGCGCCGGCGCCAGTCCGAGTGGCCGGATGCGCTGTTGCAGCCCGTTGGCGAACAGCCGCGCCATATGGTTCGCCAGGAAACCGGCGGATCGTTCCTTTTGAAATTTCATGGCCCCAAAATAGCAGTTGAATAGCATGCTATGCAATGATATATAGCTTGCTATGGAGATGAAGATGAAAACAAGGATTCACGCAGCCGCCGGCGTCATCGCGCTCATCACGGTAGCAGCCTTCTGGCTGTCGACGGTAACGGCGGAGCTGTTCGGCGACGCGGCAACAATCGCAACGGTCAAGACTTCCGTTCTCATCGGCATGGCCGTGCTGATCCCGGCAATGATCGGTGCCGGAGCGTCCGGCTTCTCGCTCGGCAAGGGCTGGAAGAGCCCGGTCGTCGCGCGCAAGAAGCGGCGTATGCGCATCATCGCGGCGAACGGGCTGCTGGTGCTCGTTCCCTCGGCATTCCTGCTTAGCAGCTTTGCCGATTCGGGACGCTTCGACACCATGTTCATGATCGTCCAGGCGATCGAACTGGCGGCCGGCGCCGTGAACATCGCGCTCCTGTTGCTCAACATGCGCGACGGGCTGTCGCTGCGGCGAAAGGCCATTCCGCTCGCCGCGCGGGCGAGGTGAGCTCAGGCGGAGATGTCGACGACGCCGCAGTCGCCCGTGGCGCTGCCGAAGGCGACGCGGCGCTCTTGCCTGTCCCACATCATCGAGGTGATGGCGCCCTTGCCCGGCCGCCGCAACAGCACCTCCTTGGCGTCGGCGAAGCGCACCGCCATCACCATGCCGTCATCATAGCCGACGGCCGCGACATCCTGGCTCGGATGGCAGGCGACCGAGGTCACCATGGCGTTGCCGCGCGTGCCGAGCTCCAGCGGTGCCTTCCCCATAGGCCCATCCTTGCCCGAAAACGGCCAGACGATCGCAGCCGGCGCGCCGGAACTCGCCAACCATTTGCCTTTGACGCTCCACGACAGGCTTTTGACTTTGCCGGGATAGCCGGTCATGCGCATGTGCTTGCCGTCGGCGAGCTTCCAGCCGTGCAGCGCGTTCTCCTGCATGGTGGTGACGACAAAGGCGCCGTCCGGCGAGAAGGTGATGCCGGTATGGGCGCCGGCCCATTCAAGCTCGACCGGCTTGCCGTCGGCGGCCGGGAAATGCAGCGTCGCGCCATTGTAGCGGGCGACGCCGAAGCGCATGCCCTTGGGCGAGAACGCCAGCCCCTCGACCGAACGCGGATGCGAGAATTCCCTGGTCTTGCCGTCGGCGAAACGGACGAAGGCAGTCTTGCCCGAGGCATAGGCGATGGCGCCTTGTGGTCCGGCAGCGACGCTGGTGATCCATTTTTTCCCGGCGCTTGCCAGTTCCGCCGCACTGCCGCCGGCGGTAACGGAGAAAATCTTGCCATCCTCGCCGCCGGTGACCAGCCGGTCGTTTGCCGCATCGTGGAAGGCGGCGAGCAGCCCGTCATTGGCCTGAACCGTCTTGTGGCCATGATCGAGCCGGTGGACGGCGCCGTCGGCCAGCGCGAAATGCGGCACGTCGTCGAGAAAGACGGCGGCGATGCAATGTCCCTGGAGATCAAGCGGAGCGACTGTCGGCATGAGAGACTATTCCATTCGAGACTGTTGTGAGCGCCTAGCCGCCGCAGAGGAATCGTTAGCGCGGCTAGGTACGACGCGACCTCCTCCCCAGGGGGAGAAGGCGGATTGGCCCGCAGCGCCAAGGCGGTTGGGAGGTGTTGGACGGAGCGCCGCCGGTGCCAAGCCAACCCCCCATTCCGACCGAGCTTCGCGCGGCAGCCTTCTCCCACGAGGAGAGAAGGAAGGGGCAGCGCTAACCTTATAGGGTTTGGAAATCAAGCGGCCTGGCAGGCGTCGAAGCTCTTCTTCAGCCGCTCGGCGTCGAGCTCGCGGCCGATGAAGACCAGCCGGCTCTCGTGCTTCTCGCCGTCCTTCCAGGCGCGCTGGTGGTCGCCCTCGATGATCATGTGCACGCCCTGGATGACGTAACGGTCGGCATCGCCCTTGAGCGCGATGATGCCCTTCAGCCTGAGGATGTTCGGGCCTTCCATCTGGGTGACCTTCTCGATCCACGGGAAGAACTTCTTCGGGTCCATCTCGCCACCGCGTAGCGACACCGACTGCACCGTCACGTCATGGATATCGGAAGGGTGCGCGGGATGATGGTGGTCATGCCCGTCGTGATCACGGTGATGATGGCCGTCATGGTCATGATGCTCGTGGTCATGATGATCATGATCGTCATGCGCCTCGAGGAAATGCGGATCGTTCTCCAGCGCCCGGGAAAGATCGAAGGCGCCGCGGTCCAGCACCTCGGACAACGCCAGGCCGGCGCGCGTGGTGCGATGGATCCTGGCCGCCGGGTTGATCGCGCGAATCGTCGCCTCGACCTTGCCCAGTTCCTCCGGCGTGACGAGATCGGCCTTGTTCAGCACGACGACATCGGCGAATGCGATCTGGTCCTCGGCTTCGCGGGAATCCTTCAGCCGCAACGGCAGGTGCTTGGCGTCGACCAGCGCCACCACCGCGTCGAGCTTGGTCTTGGAGCGCACGTCGTCGTCCATGAAGAAGGTCTGCGCCACCGGCACCGGATCGGCCAGGCCGGTCGTCTCGACCACGATGGCGTCGAAGCGGCCCGGCCGGCGCATCAGCCCTTCGACGACGCGGATCAGGTCGCCGCGTACCGTGCAGCAGACGCAACCATTGTTCATCTCGTAGATTTCCTCGTCGGATTCCACGATCAGCTCGTTGTCGATGCCGATCTCGCCGAATTCATTGACGATGACGGCATAGCGCTTGCCGTGGTTTTCCGAAAGGATGCGGTTGAGCAGCGTCGTCTTGCCGGCGCCGAGATAGCCGGTGAGAACGGTTACGGGAATCTGCGTCAGTGCGTCGCTTGTGGCATTGCTCATGTTTGGCCTCGAAAAGGATTGTTGGCTCCATATAGGATGTGCGCCGTGCTTTTGCACGCGGCAAACCCGATGGGCCAAAACAGGTCGCCTACAGGTCGCCAACATTGCCGAACTTTCATTGGCGCCGGCTGGTCTCACTGCCTAGATAGGAACAAGGCAGCTTGCTCGAAAGAACCAGAAGAGGCGCCGGATGTCCGACAAACCGTCCTCCTTGCCGTTGAGCCGGCGTCAGGCGCTCGGCTTTATCGCCGTAACCGCCAGCGGCGGCGTCTTTCTGCCGGGTATCGCGCTGGGCGAGCAGGCTTCGCCCTATGCGGGGCTTGACCTGTTCGGCGATGGCGCCGGTGTCTGCGCCATCACGCCGGAAGTGACCGAGGGGCCGTTCTATTTCGATCCGAAGCTGGAACGTGCCGATGTCACCGAAGGCAAAGCGGGCATTGCCCTGAATGTGCGGCTGCAGGTGGTCGACGCGGCCTGCCGGCCGCTCGCCGGTGCGCGCGTCGACATCTGGCATTGTGACGCGCAAGGGCATTATTCGGGCTATCCGGGACAGGGCGACGGCCAGGACGTGGACACCTCCGGCGAAAGTTTTCTGCGCGGCTGGCAGAGGACGGACGACGCCGGCATCGTTTCCTTCGCCACCATCTATCCCGGCTGGTATCGCGGCCGCACCACACATATCCACTTCAAGGTCTTCCCCGATGACAATTCCGTGATGACGGGCCAGATGTTTTTCCCGGACAGCCTGAGCGAGCAGATATTCACAACCGTCGCACCCTACACCGACCGGTCCGGCAGGCGGGATACGCTGAACGCCAGGGACGGTATCGCGCAGCGCGCCGGGCCGTTGTCCCAGGCGGCGCTGCGCGAGGTGGCGGACGCCTACCAAGCCTTGATGATCGTCGCTGTGAAGGCTGATTGAGCCGCACCGAAAAAGTCCTTTGTCATCTAACTGAAATAAACATCTGGCATTAGCCACGGCGGACATCGCATTGCTTGCCGGCAAAGCTGTTTTGCAAAGCCGGATCTTTTTGATCGTCGATTGCCAATCGGGCGGCCGCCTCTATGCTGTCCGCACCGGTTCGGCCGAGAAGGGGTCACCATGGCCAAGGCGGACAAGACTGCGACAATAAGCCGGCTGCATTCGGCGGCGCGGCTGGCACGTACGGCACTCGCGGCGCGGCTTCTGGCGCACGGATTCTACGCCGGCCAGGACCAGATCATGCTGGCGCTCGACCGTGAGGACGGCCAGACGCCCGGCAATCTTGCCGGCCGCCTCGGTGTTCGCCCGCCGACCATCACCAAGACCATCAACCGGCTGCAGGCGCAGGGCTTCCTGGAAAAACGCGCCTCTGCGGCCGATGCCCGCCAGGCCCATATCTTCCTCACCGACACCGGCCGCGACATCATTCACGCCATCGAGAAATCGGTGAAGAAGACCGAGAAACAGGCGCTGAAGGGTCTCGACAAAAAGGACCAGAAGGCGCTGTTCAAGCTGCTCGCCCGCGTCGAGGCGAATCTCTCGAACGGGGAGATGGTTCTCATCGATGATGAGATCGACGCCGACGAATGATCCGTGGCTGACGCCATCAGGCAGCTGCTACTGACGACCCATGGATCAATGCCGACCAGCGGCCCGGCGTGACGCCGAACGCCTTCTTGAAGTGCCTGATGAAATGGCTTTGGTCGCTGAAGCCGGCCGCTATCGCGATCTGCGCCAGTGGCTCGCTCGCTTCGATCATCCGGCGAGCTCGTTGAAGCCGGCGCATCAAGAGAAAGCGATGCGGGCTGGTGGAGAAGGCGGCACGGAAATGCCGCGATAGGGCGTAGCGATCCAGCCCGGTGATTGCCTCCAACTCCTCGGAACGGACGATACGGAACGCATTTTCTTGGAGATAGTCGCGCGCCAGGCTGGCTGCCCGCCATGCTGTCCTTGGGATCGGTCTTGCCGGCAGGCCCGCGTGCCGTACCAGGCTTTGCATCAGTTGCGCAATGAAGTCGGCGACAAAGAGTTCGTCCAGCTTCTGGTCCAACGGCCCCAGTGCCGAAAGCAGCCTCGTGCGAAAGACGGGGTCGGTCACCACGGCATCCCTGACGAAGGGCAGCGATGCGCCTATCGTACCGAGGCAGTCGATCACAAGGGACGGCTCCAGGTAGAGCATCCTGTAACGCAAGCCGTCTTCGGTGCCGGCGCCCCCGTCATGCAATTCGTCGGGATGGAGCACGATGATCTGACCGGGCAGGCTGTGATGCGTCGCGCCGCGATAACGGAAGCTCTGTACGCCATGCAGCGTCACGCCGATGGCGTAGGTGTCGTGGCGATGGAGATCGAAGGCGCTGCCGTGGAACCGTGCCTCGATACGCTCCATGCCGACGCAATCGGGAGCCGAGACGACGCAGTTTTCAGCCACGTCAACGCACAAACGTCCAAGACCCTGAAAGGCCTCGCCATCTAGACCGTGCGACATCGCTTCATTCACAAACCTCGAATGGTAAATGTCTCATGTTCGACACGAAATTTGCAATCGTGCTGCAAGACGACCTTCCCGTCTGGCAAAAGCTCAATGTCACCGCCTTCCTGACCAGTGGCATCGTAGCACAATATGCCGACATCATCGGCGAACCCTATCGCGACCGTGCGGGCAACGTCTACAATCCGCTCTCGGTCCAGCCGGTCATTGTGCTTTCGGCCGACCGCCCGACGCTCAGTGCGATCCACCGGCGGGCGCTGGAGCGCGGTGTGACAACCTCGCTCTACGTCGACGAAATGTTTTCGACCGGCCACGACGCGGCGAACCGCGCCGTCTTTGCCGAATTCGCACCCGATGACGCCAAAGTCGTCGGCATCGCGCTGCGCGCCGAAAAGAAGCTTGTCGACAAGATCACCAAGGGCGCCCGCATGCATCCCTGAGCCTGTTGGCGGGCTCTTGGTGTCCAGTCTCTTTTGGCTTGCCGGCAGATGACAAATGCCTCAAAGGTTGGGCTCTGTCCTGCTTCCCCATCCGGCCTGAAATTGAGTGCTCCCCCAAGACAAGACGAAAGCGCGACGCCTCCGGCGGCGATGCTTTGCATGCTTTCCGTCTATGTGTTTTTCACCTTCCTCGACACCAGCAGCAAATATCTTGTCCTGGCCGGCGTCTCGGCGCTGATCGTCGCTTGGGCTCGCTTTGCCGTCCATGTCGTGCTTGTCGGTATCTTCCTGCGCGGATGGCGCGAGCCGGCGCGGTTTCGCGCCAGCAATCTGCCGGCCCATATCCTGCGCGGCGCCTTCCTGTTCGGATCGACCATTTGCAACGTCATGGCGCTGCGGACTTTGCAACTGGCCGAAACCACTTCGATCTATTTCTTCGCGCCGATGGTGATCACGGCACTTGCCGGTCCGCTGCTCGGCGAATGGGCGGGCTGGCGGCGCTGGCTTGCGATCCTGAGCGGCTTCGTCGGCGTTCTCATCATCACCCGGCCGGGCGTCGGCGTCTTTGGCATCGGCCATCTCTTCGCGCTCGGCTCGATGCTGTCGAACTGTCTCTACGTCATCATGACGCGTCGCATGTCGGCGACGGAGACTTCCGAGAGCCTCATCCTCTTTTCGGCACTGGCGCCCGCCGTGCTGCTCCTGCCCATGCTGCCGTTCTCGCTTTCTCTGCCGCAGGATGGCTGGCACTGGTTCATCCTGCTGATGCTTGGCGTCTTCGGCGCCATCGGCCACTGGCTCCTGGTACAGGCCTATCGGCTTGCGACCACCACGGCGCTGGCTCCCTACCCCTACTCGCAGATGATCTGGATGATCATTGCCGGGTGGCTGGTCTTCAACCAGTTTCCCGACCGCTGGACGCTCGTCGGCGCGGCCGTCATCGTCGCCAGCGGCCTTTATATCGTCCATCGCGAGCACCGGCTGCGCGTGCGCAACCGCGCGGCCCTCGATGTCGAGATGGAAGCGCTGGCAAAAAAACTTTGATTTGTCCCGGAAGGGTGGCATAAGGCCGCGTTTAAACTGTTTAGATCATGATCCCGAACCGAAGGTCCGCGTCAGCGAAAAGTGGAATCCGTTTTTCGCTGGAGATCATGGATCAGCTCTAGATCGTCGGGGGAGCGCAAGGCGCTGGCACAGAAGATCAAGCTTTCGACGATCGCGGATGCGCTCGGCGTGTCCACGGCCACGGTTTCGCTGGCCCTGCGCGACAGTCCGCTGGTCGCCGGAACCACCCGCGACCGCATCAAGGAACATGCCCGCGCCATCGGCTACATCTACAATCGCCGCGCCGCCAGCCTGCGCACCTCACGTTCGGGCATCGTTGGCGTCGTCGTCCACGACATCATGAACCCTTTCTTTGCCGAGATACTGCGTTCGATCGAAAGCGAGCTCGACCGCAGCCGACAGACCTTCATCCTCTCGAACCATTACGACCAGCTCGAAAAGCAGCGCACCTTCATCGACACGCTGCTGCAGCTCGGCGCCGACGGCGTCATCATGTCGCCGGCCATTGGCACGCCGCCCGAAGACATACTGATGGCCGAGGAAAACGGCCTGCCGGCGGTGCTGATCGCACGCACCGTCGAAGGCGCCGACGTCCCCGTTTTTCGCGGCGACGACGCCTACGGCACCGGGCTCGCCACCAACCACCTGATCTCGCTCGGCCACAAGCGCATCGCCATGGTCGGCGGCACCGACCAGACCTCGACCGGCCGCGACCGCTACCAAGGCTATGTCAATGCCATGGAGACGGCCGGGCTGGAGGTCAGGCCGTCCTGGCGCATTGCCGGCCCGCGCACCAAGCAGGCCGGTTTCGAAGCCGCCGGGCAGTTCCTGGCGCTGAAGGACAAGCCGACCGCGGCCTGCTGCTGGAACGACCTCGTCGCCATCGGCCTGATGAACGGCATTGCGCGCGCCGGCCTGTTGCCAGGCATTGACATCTCCGTCACCGGCTATGACGATCTCGAGGAGGCGGCGATCGCTACGCCGGCGTTGACCACCGTCTGGAACGGCCAGCGCGAGGTCGGCCGCCGGGCCGCCAGCGCACTGCTCGACAAGCTCAACGGGCAGATGGTGCGACCGTCGCAGGAACTTATCAAGCCGGAACTGCATGTGCGCCAGTCGACCGGCAAACCAGTGGAACGTGCATGACAAAAGCCGAACAGCAGCAAGCAGTCGCCATTCTGGTGGCGGGCCAGTTCAACGATCATGCGGTCAGCCGCATCGACCGGACGTTCAGTCGCGTGTGGATCGAACGGCCTGATGCGTCGCAGGTCACCGACGAGCTGCGCCGCACGGTGCGCGGCATTGCCGCCTTCGGAAGTGTCGGCGCAGCGCTCATCGATGCGCTGCCGAACCTTGAGATTATCGCCAATTTCGGCGTCGGCTACGATTCGGTCGATGCCCGCCACGCGGCGCAGCGCGGCGTCATGGTCACCAACACGCCCGACGTGTTGACCGAGGAGGTCGCCGACACGGCGATCGGGCTTCTGATCAACACCATCCGCGAGTTGCCGCGCGCCGAGACCTGGCTGCGCGACGGCAGTTGGGCGCGAAACGGCAATTATCCGCTAAGCCGGCTAACCTTGCGCGATCGCAGCATTGGCATTTTCGGCATGGGCCGCATCGGTCTCGCCATTGCCCGGCGGCTGGAGGCCTTCGGCCTGCCGATCGCCTATCACAACCGGCGCCGGGTCGAAGGCCTGTCCTACGACTATCACCAGACACTGAAAGGCCTTGCCGAGGCGGTCGATACGCTGATCTCGGTGGCGCCCGGCGGCGCCTCGACCGAAAAGGCGGTCAATGCCGAGATCTTGTCAGCCTTGGGCGCCAACGGCGTCTTCGTCAACATCGGCCGCGGCAGCACAGTGGATGAGGCGGCACTTGCCGCAGCACTTGCCAACGGCACTATCGCCGCGGCCGGGCTCGACGTCTTCGCCAACGAGCCGAACGTGCCGCCGGCGCTGCTTGCCGCCCCCAACACCTCGCTTTTACCGCATGTCGGCTCGGCTTCGGAGCACACCCGCCGCGCCATGGCCGATCTGTGTGTCGACAATCTGGTTTCCTGGTTTTCGCAGGGAAAGGCGCTGACGCCGGTGCCGGAGACAGAAAAGATCAAGGCGCGGAGCTGAGCGGCGCTCTGCGCGAACGGCATCGACCCGATCGTCACTTTCGCCATCGCCGACGACGAGGGCCATGAATCCTACGTGCCGGTCCTGCCGCTGTTGCCACCGGCGGTCACCAATCCTTGAACTCTCGACCTTGATTACTCAGCGGCGGCGCGCGCGCCGGATTTCGCCGCCGCGTGGAGGCGCACCGCGTCGCCGAAGGCGCGGAATATCCTTGCCGAGACGCTGTCCGACTTGACCCAGTATTCGGGATGCCACTGAACGCCGACGGCGAAGGCGTGGGCATCGCGCACCGAGACAGCCTCGACCGTGCCGTCGGCGGCGACCGCCTCTATTTGCAGCTTCGGACCGAGCCCGTCGATCGCCTGGCGATGCACCGAGTTGACCATGATGTCGCCCGCTCCGAACACGCCGGCGAGGCAGCTTCCGGGCTTGATCGAAACGGTCTGACGGATGGCGAAGCGTTCGTCCTGATTGTCGCTTGCAGGCGCGCGGTGGTCCAGCGACCCCTCGCGCTCGTGGATTTCAGCAGCCAGCGTGCCGCCCAGCGCCACATTCATCTCCTGGATGCCGCGGCAGATGGCGAGCAGCGGCACGCCGCGCTCCACCGCCTTGCGGATCAGCGGCAGTGTGGTGGCGTCGCGGGCAGGGTCGTAAGGGCCGTTGGCCTCGCTGGCATCGCCGCCATAGAGCGAGGGATGCACATTGGACTTCGAGCCGGTGACCATGACGCCGTCGACGGAGGAAAGCAATTCGTCGAAATCGAGCCGGTCGCCGAAGGACGGCACCAGCACTGGGAATACGCCGGCGCCCGAAAGCGCCGCCTCCAGATATTGCTGCGGAGCGGCATGCCAGGTGTAGTTGTCGAACTGGCGGACGTCGGTTGAGATGGCGACGAGCGGCTGGTGCATTTTGGATACGGGTTCCATTGGTGCTAAGGAATTATTCTGCTTACAAAATAGGCGATCCGAAGACAACTTTCCATGACAAGTTTCAGCGTGTCGTGTGGGCCACGAATCCGCATTAGACTATAGTTGCATGACGTGCGCCTGATCCGGCTGCCGCGCTGGACTCGACTTCTTGCCTGTGTATTGTTCCCCCCAGCCGGCCTGGGCAGCGAGGATTCCCGAACGTCGGTCTGTTGATCCAATAGGGAGGACTTCATGGATCGTCGATCATTCATCCGCAAGGCCGGCGTGACCGGTGTGGGCGCCGCGGCCGCTGCCGCAACGCTTGCCGCGCCGGCAATTGCCCAATCCAATCCGAAAGTGACATGGCGCCTGGCGTCGTCCTTCCCGAAATCCCTCGACACCATCTATGGCGGCGCCGAGGTCTTTTCCAAGATGCTTTCGGAGGCAACCGACGGCAACTTCCAGGTCCAGGTCTTCGCTGCCGGTGAGTTGGTGCCCGGCCTGCAGGTCGCGGACGCCACCACCGCCGGCACCGTCGAGGCCTGCCATACGGTGGCATATTATTATTGGGGCAAGGACCCCACGTGGGCATTGGGTGCCGCGGTTCCCTTCTCGCTCAACGCGCGCGGCATCAATGCCTGGCATTACCACGGCGGCGGCATCGACCTGTTCAACGAGTTTCTCGCTACGCAGGGCCTTTTTGGCTTGCCGGGCGGCAATACCGGCGTGCAGATGGGTGGCTGGTTCCGCAAGGAGATCAAGACCGTCGCCGACCTTTCGGGCCTTAAGATGCGCATCGGTGGCTTTGCCGGCAAAGTGGTGCAAAGGCTCGGCGTCGTGCCGCAGCAGATCGCCGGCGGCGATATCTATCCGGCGCTGGAAAAAGGCACCATCGACGCTGCCGAGTGGGTTGGCCCCTATGACGATGAGAAGCTCGGCTTCTACAAGGTTGCACCCTATTACTATTATCCCGGCTGGTGGGAAGGCGGCCCAACCGTCCATCTGATGTTCAACAAGGCGAAATACGAGGAGCTTTCGCCGGCTTACAAGGCGCTGGTGCACACCGCCGCGCAGGCCGCCGACGCCAACATGCTGCAGAAATACGACTATCTGAATCCGGCGGCCGTGAATCGGCTGGTGAAAGGGGGCGCCAAATTGAGCCCGTTCAGCCCGGAAATCATGGCGGCGTGCTTCGACAAGGCGAATGAGGTCTATGCCGAGATGGAAGCCTCGAACGCGCCGTTCAAGAAAATCTGGGAGTCGATCAAGGCCTTCCGCAAGGAGCACTATCTCTGGGCGCAGGTGGCCGAGTACAATTACGACACCTTCATGATGGTCCAGCAGCGCAACCGCAAGCTCTGAACCTGAGACAGCTCTGGTGCCACGCGTTCTTCGGAAGCGTGGCACCGCAACATTTCGATTTGCCGATCAGCGCGGTACCACCAGTACCTTGACTTCACCTGGAGCAGGCGGATTGGCGATTACCGCAGGCGCCTCTTCAAGAGTAACCTGCCGTGAGATGAGCTTGTCGATCTCGATCGCGCCCGAGGCGATGAGATCGGCGGCCCGGCGATGCATAAACGGATTGAGGAAAGAGCCCAGAACCTTCAATTCCCGGAACAACAGATCGAAAGGTTCGAATTCTGCCTTCATGCCTTGAGGTGTCACGCCGACGACGACGATCGTGCCGCCGGCCTTGGCGAGCCGCATCGATTGCTCGACCGTTTCTCTTACGCCAGCACATTCGAACACCACATCGACACCGCCCGGCAACAGACCCGACGGACCGACAATCGCGTCGATGATATCGTAAGCGCTGGGGTTGACCGTCATCGTCGCGCCCAATTCTTCGGCGAGGGCACGCCGCGAGGCCTGGCGCGTCGACAGGATAATTGTGGTCGCGCCGGCAAGCCTTGCCAGTTGCACGGTGAGCAGGCCGATCACGCCGCCGCCAAGCACGGCGACCGAGGAGCCGGGCCTGATCTGCGCCAGATCCAAGCCATGCAGGCAGCAGCCAAGCGGCTCGCAGAACGCGCCATGCGTCGGCTTCAGGTCTTTCGGAAGGAGGAAGGCCTGCTTCTGAGGCAGCACGACATACTCGGCGAAGCCGCCGTCGCGGCGGATGCCGATGGCAATCAGATTGTGGCAGAGATTGACCCGGCCGGCATGGCAGTGCGGGCAGCGCCCGCAGGCAATGTTGGGATCGCCGGTGACGCGATCGCCGACGGAAAAGCCGGACACAGCGGTTCCTATCGCCTCGACGATCCCGGAGAACTCATGCCCAAGCGTCACCGGTGGCGTGCAGGGAAATTCGCCATGGAAAAGATGCCGGT includes these proteins:
- a CDS encoding MarR family transcriptional regulator — protein: MKFQKERSAGFLANHMARLFANGLQQRIRPLGLAPAQFMTLLALWEEDGLTQRDLVQRLDVEQATMANTLIRMERDGLIERRSHPGDGRSQSIHLTAKAVALREPATQAARSQNEAALTGFSEGERRMFLDLMRRAIASMQAD
- a CDS encoding WD40 repeat domain-containing protein, with translation MPTVAPLDLQGHCIAAVFLDDVPHFALADGAVHRLDHGHKTVQANDGLLAAFHDAANDRLVTGGEDGKIFSVTAGGSAAELASAGKKWITSVAAGPQGAIAYASGKTAFVRFADGKTREFSHPRSVEGLAFSPKGMRFGVARYNGATLHFPAADGKPVELEWAGAHTGITFSPDGAFVVTTMQENALHGWKLADGKHMRMTGYPGKVKSLSWSVKGKWLASSGAPAAIVWPFSGKDGPMGKAPLELGTRGNAMVTSVACHPSQDVAAVGYDDGMVMAVRFADAKEVLLRRPGKGAITSMMWDRQERRVAFGSATGDCGVVDISA
- a CDS encoding GTP-binding protein encodes the protein MSNATSDALTQIPVTVLTGYLGAGKTTLLNRILSENHGKRYAVIVNEFGEIGIDNELIVESDEEIYEMNNGCVCCTVRGDLIRVVEGLMRRPGRFDAIVVETTGLADPVPVAQTFFMDDDVRSKTKLDAVVALVDAKHLPLRLKDSREAEDQIAFADVVVLNKADLVTPEELGKVEATIRAINPAARIHRTTRAGLALSEVLDRGAFDLSRALENDPHFLEAHDDHDHHDHEHHDHDGHHHRDHDGHDHHHPAHPSDIHDVTVQSVSLRGGEMDPKKFFPWIEKVTQMEGPNILRLKGIIALKGDADRYVIQGVHMIIEGDHQRAWKDGEKHESRLVFIGRELDAERLKKSFDACQAA
- a CDS encoding intradiol ring-cleavage dioxygenase, with product MSDKPSSLPLSRRQALGFIAVTASGGVFLPGIALGEQASPYAGLDLFGDGAGVCAITPEVTEGPFYFDPKLERADVTEGKAGIALNVRLQVVDAACRPLAGARVDIWHCDAQGHYSGYPGQGDGQDVDTSGESFLRGWQRTDDAGIVSFATIYPGWYRGRTTHIHFKVFPDDNSVMTGQMFFPDSLSEQIFTTVAPYTDRSGRRDTLNARDGIAQRAGPLSQAALREVADAYQALMIVAVKAD
- a CDS encoding MarR family winged helix-turn-helix transcriptional regulator, coding for MAKADKTATISRLHSAARLARTALAARLLAHGFYAGQDQIMLALDREDGQTPGNLAGRLGVRPPTITKTINRLQAQGFLEKRASAADARQAHIFLTDTGRDIIHAIEKSVKKTEKQALKGLDKKDQKALFKLLARVEANLSNGEMVLIDDEIDADE
- a CDS encoding AraC family transcriptional regulator, producing MSHGLDGEAFQGLGRLCVDVAENCVVSAPDCVGMERIEARFHGSAFDLHRHDTYAIGVTLHGVQSFRYRGATHHSLPGQIIVLHPDELHDGGAGTEDGLRYRMLYLEPSLVIDCLGTIGASLPFVRDAVVTDPVFRTRLLSALGPLDQKLDELFVADFIAQLMQSLVRHAGLPARPIPRTAWRAASLARDYLQENAFRIVRSEELEAITGLDRYALSRHFRAAFSTSPHRFLLMRRLQRARRMIEASEPLAQIAIAAGFSDQSHFIRHFKKAFGVTPGRWSALIHGSSVAAA
- a CDS encoding DUF2000 family protein, yielding MFDTKFAIVLQDDLPVWQKLNVTAFLTSGIVAQYADIIGEPYRDRAGNVYNPLSVQPVIVLSADRPTLSAIHRRALERGVTTSLYVDEMFSTGHDAANRAVFAEFAPDDAKVVGIALRAEKKLVDKITKGARMHP
- a CDS encoding DMT family transporter, whose translation is MLSVYVFFTFLDTSSKYLVLAGVSALIVAWARFAVHVVLVGIFLRGWREPARFRASNLPAHILRGAFLFGSTICNVMALRTLQLAETTSIYFFAPMVITALAGPLLGEWAGWRRWLAILSGFVGVLIITRPGVGVFGIGHLFALGSMLSNCLYVIMTRRMSATETSESLILFSALAPAVLLLPMLPFSLSLPQDGWHWFILLMLGVFGAIGHWLLVQAYRLATTTALAPYPYSQMIWMIIAGWLVFNQFPDRWTLVGAAVIVASGLYIVHREHRLRVRNRAALDVEMEALAKKL
- a CDS encoding LacI family DNA-binding transcriptional regulator yields the protein MAQKIKLSTIADALGVSTATVSLALRDSPLVAGTTRDRIKEHARAIGYIYNRRAASLRTSRSGIVGVVVHDIMNPFFAEILRSIESELDRSRQTFILSNHYDQLEKQRTFIDTLLQLGADGVIMSPAIGTPPEDILMAEENGLPAVLIARTVEGADVPVFRGDDAYGTGLATNHLISLGHKRIAMVGGTDQTSTGRDRYQGYVNAMETAGLEVRPSWRIAGPRTKQAGFEAAGQFLALKDKPTAACCWNDLVAIGLMNGIARAGLLPGIDISVTGYDDLEEAAIATPALTTVWNGQREVGRRAASALLDKLNGQMVRPSQELIKPELHVRQSTGKPVERA
- a CDS encoding 2-hydroxyacid dehydrogenase, which codes for MTKAEQQQAVAILVAGQFNDHAVSRIDRTFSRVWIERPDASQVTDELRRTVRGIAAFGSVGAALIDALPNLEIIANFGVGYDSVDARHAAQRGVMVTNTPDVLTEEVADTAIGLLINTIRELPRAETWLRDGSWARNGNYPLSRLTLRDRSIGIFGMGRIGLAIARRLEAFGLPIAYHNRRRVEGLSYDYHQTLKGLAEAVDTLISVAPGGASTEKAVNAEILSALGANGVFVNIGRGSTVDEAALAAALANGTIAAAGLDVFANEPNVPPALLAAPNTSLLPHVGSASEHTRRAMADLCVDNLVSWFSQGKALTPVPETEKIKARS